The region CCACGTCGTTGAAGACAAAGCCGTGGCTTTCCAGATCGCCGCGCAGGGTCGCGTTCAGCGCCATCACGTCCGCGCGCTGCCGTTCCGCGCCGGCATTGAAGTGCTTGGCGACGATCTGCTGCGCGTCTTCGGGCAGGGCGCCCCAGGCGCGGCGGTTCCCCAGCAGCCAGAAGCCGTCCCACATGTGGTTGGTCATGGACAGGTATTTCTGCACCTCCCACAGCTTGGCCACCTTCATGATCGCCAGCGGGTTTTCCTGCCCATCGACGATGCCGGTTTGCAGCGCGGTATAGACCTCGGCAAAGTTGATCGAGGCCGGCGCGGCGCCAAAGGCCGAGAAGAGCGAGGTCCACAGCGGGCTGACCGGCACGCGGATCTTGAAGCCGGCGAAATCCTCGGGCGTCTGGATCGGCCTGTTCGAGCTGGTGGTCTGGCGGAAACCATTGTCCCAGATCTTTTCCATCACCACCAGACCGGCATTTTCGATCTGGCCGCGGGCATAGGCGCCTAGCTCGCCGTCCATCGCCTTCCACACCGTGTCGTAATCGGGGAAGGCGAAACCCACCCCGTTGATCGAGGCGTTGGGCACCAGCGTCGACAGGATGACCGGCGAAAGCTGGAAGAACTCGACCCCGCCCGAGCGCAACTGGCCCAGCACGTCGGTATCTGCGCCAAGCTGGTTCGACGGGAAGATCTGGATGTCCACCGCGCCCGAGGTTTCCTCAAGGATCGCCTTGACCGCCTCGGCAAGCTGGATGTTGCTGGGGTGTTCCAGCGGCTGGTTGTTCGCGATCTTATAGCTGAACTCGGCAGCACGGGCGGCGCCCGGCCTGATAAAAGGCGCGGCCAGCGCGCCGGCGGCGGCGCCCATCAGGACGTTGCGGCGGGTGATGATCATATTTTCCTCCTCCCCGAGGTTTCGTGGTGATCAAAGCAAAGCGGTCGAGAACCATGGCACGGCGGCGATGGCCAAAAGTCCGATCATCAGCGCGGCCAGATAAGGCCAGATCCGGCGCATCACCTGATCGGCCGGGACATTGGCGATCTTGCAGGCGATGTAAAAGCCGATGCCGATGGGTGGCGCCATCAGGCCGATGTTCATCGCCGTGACGATGACCATGGCGTAATGGATATCGTGGATTCCAAGGCCGCGCGCGATGGGGAACATGATCGGCGCCAGCAGCACGATGGCGGGCAACCCCTCAAGCACGCAGCCAAGGACCAGAAAGATCACGATCGAGGCCAGCATGAACACCACCCAGCCGCCCGGCAGGTTGGTCACGATGTTCATCAGGTCGCGGGCAAAGCCCGATTGCGTCAGCGCCCATGCCATGGACGAGGCCGCGCCCAGGATCAGCAGGATCGCACCGGACATCGCGGCGGTCTCGACCAGCATGGTGCCGACCTTGCGGATCGGGATGCCGCCATACAGCACCACGCCGATCACAAAGGCATAGACCACCGCGATGGTCGAAACCTCGGTCGCGGTCGCCACGCCGCCGCCGACGAGGCTGCGGATCATGAAGGGCAGCACAAGGGCGGGCGTGGCGATGATCGCGGCCTTGCCGATCAGCGGTAGGGTGGCGCGAAAGACGCCGGACATATCCTCGTTCCGCGCCTTCCAGCGTGCCAGAATGGCAAGCATCACCAGCAGGACCATGGCGATGGCGAAACCCGAGATGAAAAGCCCGGCGATGGATACCCCTGCGACCGAGCCCAGCACGATCAGCACGATCGAGGGCGGCACCGTATCGGCCATGGCGGCCCCGGTGGCCAGCAACGCCGTCATCTCGGGCGCGGAATGGCCACGACGGCGCATCTCGGGGAAAAGCGCCGGGGCCACGGTCGCCATGTCCGAGACCTTGGAGCCGGAAATCCCCGACACGAGGAACATCGACCCCAGCAGGACATAGCTCATCCCCGCCTTCACATGACCCAGCAGCGAGGCCAGAAAGTTGACGATGGCCTTGCCCATGCCGGTGGCATCGAGGATGCAACCCAGCAGCACGAAGACCGGCACCGACAGCAGGATCAGCGAGGACATGCCCTCGTCTATGCGGCCCATCATTACGAAGATCGGCGCATGGCTGGCAAAGGTCAGGTAGGCCAAGGTCCCCAGCGCAAAGCAAAAGGCGATGGGCACGCCGACACACAGCAGCACCGCCACCAGCAGGCCCAGCCAGATCGGAAGGTTCCAGTTGCCGATCCCCATCAGCGCGGGTCGGGCATACCACAGCACCACAACCGCCGCCGCCGTCACCACCGCCGTGCCGGCAATGATGCGCCATTCGCGCGTGCGCAGCAGCGAAATCACCGCCAGCACCGCCATCAACCCGATGCCGGCCGGCAGGGCTGCGGCACGGTATGACATCGGCAGCCCCAGCGCCGGCGACCTGACAAAGCTTTCCTCATAGGCATATTCGATTGCGACCGGCAAAAGCCGGAGCAGCAAAAGACAGACCAGCGCCTGTCCAGCCACCTCGGCCACCCGGGCCACCCGTTCGGGCAGCAGCGGCAGGACCACGGTCAGCTTCATGTGTTCGTGACGGTCCACCGCCAGGGCCGAGCCCAGCATCGCCATCCAGATAAAGCTGATCGACGCGACCTCGTCGCCCCAGATCAGCGGCTTGGCCAGCACATAGCGAAAGAACACGTTCGCCAGCACCGTGACGATCATCATCATCAGCAGGCCGGCAGCCAGCACCTCGACCGGACGCATCCA is a window of Paracoccus methylovorus DNA encoding:
- a CDS encoding TRAP transporter large permease; the protein is MQLTDTQSEAELALGGIEALAEPKRAERWMRPVEVLAAGLLMMMIVTVLANVFFRYVLAKPLIWGDEVASISFIWMAMLGSALAVDRHEHMKLTVVLPLLPERVARVAEVAGQALVCLLLLRLLPVAIEYAYEESFVRSPALGLPMSYRAAALPAGIGLMAVLAVISLLRTREWRIIAGTAVVTAAAVVVLWYARPALMGIGNWNLPIWLGLLVAVLLCVGVPIAFCFALGTLAYLTFASHAPIFVMMGRIDEGMSSLILLSVPVFVLLGCILDATGMGKAIVNFLASLLGHVKAGMSYVLLGSMFLVSGISGSKVSDMATVAPALFPEMRRRGHSAPEMTALLATGAAMADTVPPSIVLIVLGSVAGVSIAGLFISGFAIAMVLLVMLAILARWKARNEDMSGVFRATLPLIGKAAIIATPALVLPFMIRSLVGGGVATATEVSTIAVVYAFVIGVVLYGGIPIRKVGTMLVETAAMSGAILLILGAASSMAWALTQSGFARDLMNIVTNLPGGWVVFMLASIVIFLVLGCVLEGLPAIVLLAPIMFPIARGLGIHDIHYAMVIVTAMNIGLMAPPIGIGFYIACKIANVPADQVMRRIWPYLAALMIGLLAIAAVPWFSTALL
- a CDS encoding TRAP transporter substrate-binding protein, which produces MIITRRNVLMGAAAGALAAPFIRPGAARAAEFSYKIANNQPLEHPSNIQLAEAVKAILEETSGAVDIQIFPSNQLGADTDVLGQLRSGGVEFFQLSPVILSTLVPNASINGVGFAFPDYDTVWKAMDGELGAYARGQIENAGLVVMEKIWDNGFRQTTSSNRPIQTPEDFAGFKIRVPVSPLWTSLFSAFGAAPASINFAEVYTALQTGIVDGQENPLAIMKVAKLWEVQKYLSMTNHMWDGFWLLGNRRAWGALPEDAQQIVAKHFNAGAERQRADVMALNATLRGDLESHGFVFNDVDPQPFEDKLREVGFYAEWKKTYGDEAWEILEAAVGRKLA